From the genome of Thermaerobacter marianensis DSM 12885:
CTCTCACGCCTCTGCAGGGTCCTCCACCGCCCATACCGAACTCTCCATTCAGCGTACCGCTCCGCATCGCTCGACCCGATCCGTCTCTAGGGAGGTATCGAGCTTGCCAGCCCTGGACTACTACCGCGTCGCCGATCTCTTCACCCCCGAGGAACGCCTGATCCAGGAGGAGGCCCGCCGCTTCCTCGAGGCCGAGGCGGCGCCCCACATCGCCCAGTGGTGGGAGGAGGGCACCTTCCCGCGCCACCTGATCCCCCGCTTCGGCGAGCTCGGGTTCCTCGGGTCGAACCTGCCCGAAGAGTACGGCGGCGCCGGCGCCAGCAATGTGGCCTACGGTCTCATCATGTACGAGCTGGAGCGCATCGACTCGGGTCTGCGCAGCTTCGCCAGCGTGCAGAGCTCGCTGGTGATGTACCCGATCTACCGCTACGGATCGGAAGAACGGCGGCGGGAATACCTGCCCAAGCTGGCCCGGGGCGAGATCGTCGGCTGCTTCGGCCTGACGGAGCCCGACGGCGGCTCGGACCCGGGCTCCATGAAGACCCGCGCCCGCAAGGACGGTTCGTCCTACGTGATCACCGGCCGGAAGATGTGGATCACCAACGGCAACATCGCCGACATCGCGGTGATCTGGGCCAAGGACGACGAGGGCGTGATCCGCGGGTTCATCGTGCCCACCGACACCCCGGGGTTCCGGGCGCGGGAGATCAAGCACAAGGCGAGCCTGCGGGCTTCGGTGACCTCGGAGCTCATCCTGGACGAGGTCCGGGTCGATGCGGCCCAGATGCTGCCCGAGGCCCGCGGGCTCGGCGCCGCCCTCAGCTGCCTGACCCAGGCGCGGTACGGCATCACCTGGGGGGCGGCGGGGGTGATCGACGCGGTCTTCCACGAAGCCTTGGAGTTCGCCCGGCACCGCATCACCTTCGGCCGGCCCATCGCCGAGCGCCAGCTGGTGCAGGCGAAGCTGGTGGAGATGGTCGAGTCCCACACCCAGGCGCTGCTGATGTCCTGGCGGCTGGGCAAGCTCAAGGACGAGGACAAGCTGACCTACGCCCAGGTATCGCTCGCCAAGCGCAGCAACGTGCGGGCGGCGCTCCAGGCAGCCCGCAGCGCCCGCGAGATCCTGGGCGGCAGCGGCATCACCCTGGAGTACGCGGCCATCCGCCACATGCTGAACCTGGAGACCGTCGACACGTACGAGGGCACCTACGACATCCACACGCTCATCGTGGGCCGCGACGTAACGGGGATGGGCGCCTTCTAAGACCAGGGCGCCAGGTCGGCGGGATTCGCTTCCGGTTCCACACCCATGGGGCCCGGTGCCACAGGGCGCGCCGGGCTCCACCTATGCCTTGGAGAGGCACCGGTCGTC
Proteins encoded in this window:
- a CDS encoding acyl-CoA dehydrogenase family protein, with amino-acid sequence MPALDYYRVADLFTPEERLIQEEARRFLEAEAAPHIAQWWEEGTFPRHLIPRFGELGFLGSNLPEEYGGAGASNVAYGLIMYELERIDSGLRSFASVQSSLVMYPIYRYGSEERRREYLPKLARGEIVGCFGLTEPDGGSDPGSMKTRARKDGSSYVITGRKMWITNGNIADIAVIWAKDDEGVIRGFIVPTDTPGFRAREIKHKASLRASVTSELILDEVRVDAAQMLPEARGLGAALSCLTQARYGITWGAAGVIDAVFHEALEFARHRITFGRPIAERQLVQAKLVEMVESHTQALLMSWRLGKLKDEDKLTYAQVSLAKRSNVRAALQAARSAREILGGSGITLEYAAIRHMLNLETVDTYEGTYDIHTLIVGRDVTGMGAF